The Phalacrocorax carbo chromosome 23, bPhaCar2.1, whole genome shotgun sequence genome includes a window with the following:
- the LOC135316960 gene encoding SUN domain-containing protein 5-like, whose amino-acid sequence MGRSLTGSAFLSCRNLPVLVAEETQKTRSLLEEVAQLRAQIRSLKEAQEVNQAASKKALGAYIEMSDWALESSGATIDTQRTSETYDCQENWGCRVLWFFRAAKPPETILQADVSPGNCWPFQGHQGQVVIRLPARVHLTAITVQHISKDVSPSGTVLSAPRDVAVFGVDADGEEETLLGTFTYDVAKESIQTFPLKNAPLPRAFPSVKLLVKSNWGNPAYTCIYRVQVHGKMAQPESPR is encoded by the exons ATGGGCCGCTCTCTGACCGGATCGGCTTTCCTGTCGTGCAGGAACTTGCCTGTTTTGGTGGCGGAGGAAACCCAAAAGACACGCTctctgctggaggaggtggctCAGCTGAGGGCACAGATCCGCAGTTTGAAG GAAGCTCAGGAAGTGAACCAGGCAGCGTCCAAGAAGGCTTTGGGTGCCTACATCGAGATGTCTGACTGGGCCCTGGAAAGCTCTG GTGCCACCATTGACACGCAGAGAACTTCCGAGACCTACGACTGCCAGGAGAATTGGGGCTGCAGGGTTTTATGGTTCTTCCGCGCTGCCAAGCCTCCTGAGACTATTTTGCAG GCGGATGTTTCCCCAGGAAACTGCTGGCCTTTCCAAGGGCATCAGGGCCAGGTGGTCATCAGGTTGCCAGCACGAGTCCATCTGACTGCCATCACTGTGCAGCACATCTCCAAAGACGTGTCTCCATCTGGGACTGTCCTCAGCGCCCCCAGAGACGTCGCTGTCTTT GGAGTGGATGCGGACGGAGAAGAGGAAACTCTCCTTGGGACGTTCACGTACGACGTGGCAAAAGAGTCTATTCAGACCTTCCCTCTGAAG AACGCGCCGCTTCCCAGAGCCTTTCCGTCTGTCAAACTTCTTGTGAAGAGCAACTGGGGAAACCCAGCGTACACCTGCATTTATCGAGTGCAGGTTCATGGGAAGATGGCGCAACCAGAGAGCCCCAGGTga